Within the candidate division WOR-3 bacterium genome, the region TTAATAAAGCAGGTAAAGATAAAAGTAATATCGCTCTTGCCAATTTAAAAAGCGCCAAACAAACTCCTGAATATTCTAAAATTGTTCCCGCCATTATCTCTTGTTCTGCTTCGGCAATATCAAAAGGCACATAGCCCAATTTTGCTTGAAAGATAAAAAGTAAGGTTAAGGCACTGATTATTCCTGATAAAGAATAAAGAAAAGGTAAATTCGTTTGTGCCAAAATTATTTCTCCCATTTTAATCTTGCCACCTGCTTTTATTATCGGAATAAGTAAGGCAAAAATAAAAGGAAGTTCATAACTAATTAACAATGTCATTTCCCTACTGGCACCACAAGCACTTAACGGATTACGCGAAGAAGAAGCACCTAAAATAAAACCAACAGGCACCATAGTTAGAAAATATAAAATAACAATTATATCACCTAAAAAAGATTTCTGAGGATATAAAAGAAAATAGTAAATCATTGTGCCACTAATCAAGGCACTCAAAAAAGATAAAATTGGCGCAAAAAGAAAGGTTAATTTACTACTATTAACTGGAATAATTACTTCTTTTAATAATAGTTTAAGAAAATCAGCATAAGGTTGATACCAAGGTGGACCAACCCGCCACTGGATCCTTGCGGTTATCTTTCTATCAAGAAAGGTTAAAAACATTCCAATAACTGTTAAGAAAAGAAAACCAGGGAAAATTAGGAAATTAAATAATAGAGTTAATACATTCATACCCTTCGCCAATAAGGTGAACGGGATATATATCTTACACCAACCTTAACTTTTTCCACTTCCTTTTCGGTGATAAATCTCAAAGCACCAGTCGCACAAGAATTGGCACATCTTGGACCTTGCTCATTTTGATAGCAGAGATTACATTTTTGGGTTACATGGTTAAGTAAACTATTTTCAATCACACCAAAAGGACAGGCCAAAGCACAACTTTTACAACCAACACAATGAAAACTTGCCTGAAAGATAATATTTCTCTCTTTGTCCCTTTTAATCACATCAAAAGGACAGGCAGCAGCACACAAAGGCTCTTCACAATGCTTACAAGCATGCGATAAGATAACCGTTGGTTTAATCTCATTAATTGTTATCCTTCTTTCATTCTCAAAATAACTACGACAAGCCGATTCACAAGACCGACAACCAATACACAAATCTAAATCTAAAAAGAGATATCTCCTTTCACTCATTCTAATATTAAAGGATTAATTATAATAAATTTTTCTTTCTCGTCAAGAGAAATCGGAAAATACCTTCTACTTGTTAAATCTTCCAATTCTAAAATTGCCAGATTCTCCGGAAGTTCCTCTTTAATCTTTATCGGCAAAGAAATTTTTGTTTCTCTTTCCCTTTTCAAATATAAATAATTATCCTTCTCAAAGAGCTCTAAGAAATAAAAGGGCTCCCTTTTACCAACTACTACCAAATTATTTTCTATTCTCTCTTTATTCTCTTTGTAAAAACTTAGATAATTATTAAACCTTTCTAAAATATCCTTCTCTTTATAAACTTTCTCTTTTAAGTAATCAAAATCCTGAATATCTATCTTTAAATGAGAATTAATCTCTTCTAAGATTTCCGAAATAGTCCGACTTCCCGAATAAGGAGGAATTAAATTTTTATCTTCTATTGGCAAACTTTGGGGTAAAAGATAGATAGAAGAAAGAGTATCCAAAGGCATCTGATAGAAACTTGTTAAATATATCTTCTCACAATTTTTAAGTTTTTCATAAACTTGGGGATAAAAGAAGGATAAGATACTACCAAAGTTTATCAAAACTCTTATCTCTCCTTTTTCTATTTTTTCTAAAATCTCGCCAAAACTAATAGCCAAAGGAAGATGGTTGAAATTCTTTAAGCCAATAAAATATAAGTTGGTTTTTTTATTACAAAGAAGTTGTGCCAATAAGGAGTATAAGATGGGCTCAAAACTTTTACCACTTTCCAAAGAGATTATTACCACACCATTTTTAGATGCCAAAATCTTTTCGGAATACAATTCAATTAAAAAGGGATTTATACCGGAAAGTTTTTCTATCTCTTCTATTTTAAAACCTTTTGTTTTTATTATCTGGGCTTTTTCTAAAATCAAAAATAATACCAATAACTCAGTACCGATTTTTGGAACTAAAAATTGATTAGTAAAACCGGCTGCCCGATTTCTAAATACATCTATTCCGTATAATAAAACATTCTTATCTTCATACTTCCTTTTTAAAATCCTTCTTGCGACAATGGGAAAACTACCAAAGAGATCGCCAATCATTAAAATGAAATCTGCCTTGTCAATCTTTTCTAAATCACCTTCTTTTACACCATTTGCTTTAAAGGAAAAGAAGATATCAGGCTCTAAATAACTGGAAAAGATATTTTCAATCCCAAAGGATTTAAAGAAACTATATATCTTTTTCTTATCTTCCTCTTTTAAATAGGCATCTAAACCAATTGCTACTTCTTCTTTCTTATAGGTCTTTAAATCTTTTACAAGTTCTTTGAGGACATCTTTAAAGTTTTTCTCTTCTTTCTTACCATTATTTATAAAAAGGGGAAGGGATAACCTCTTTGGACTATCTAACAAAATTGGAATGGTATTACCTCGGGCACAAAGGGGTCCTTCATAATGAATAGCAAACTTAAATTTCTCTTTCTTGATTGTTAAGGGGCAATTCAAAAAACAGAAAGGACAATTTATTTTTACCATATCAGATAAAGGGGTCTTCAATATCTTTTATCTCTTGCCAAGTTAATACCGGACCATCTTTACAAACAAAATATCTTCCCATCCGACAATGGCCGCACATCCCAACCGCACAAGACATATTCTTTTCCATTGATAAGTAAATATTCTCTTCTTTAAAGTTCTTTTCCAATAATTTTTGTAAGGTAAATTTCATCATCAATGGTGGTCCACAAACAACCGCACAAGCGGTATTCACATCACAAGGAATCTCATCTAACAAAATAGTAACAACACCAACTTTCCCCTTCCAAGTCTCATCACCAACATCAACGGTCAATTCAATATCCACATTCTCAATCTTCTGCCATTCAAATAATGAATTCTTATAGACCAAATCCCTTGGTGTTCGGGCACCATATCTTATATAAACCTTTTTATATTTAGATAAATCGTGTAATAATGCGAAGAATAAACTTCTCAAAGGTGCCATCCCAACT harbors:
- a CDS encoding FAD/NAD(P)-binding protein, coding for MSRLFKPIKAKILDIIDETPTIRTFVLKPEEEFNFLAGQFAALTCFGIGEGFFTPSSSPYDKEKIEFTIMRVGRVTNGLFNLKRGDYVGLRGPFGKPYPLEKFEGREVFIVGGGVGMAPLRSLFFALLHDLSKYKKVYIRYGARTPRDLVYKNSLFEWQKIENVDIELTVDVGDETWKGKVGVVTILLDEIPCDVNTACAVVCGPPLMMKFTLQKLLEKNFKEENIYLSMEKNMSCAVGMCGHCRMGRYFVCKDGPVLTWQEIKDIEDPFI
- a CDS encoding 4Fe-4S dicluster domain-containing protein encodes the protein MSERRYLFLDLDLCIGCRSCESACRSYFENERRITINEIKPTVILSHACKHCEEPLCAAACPFDVIKRDKERNIIFQASFHCVGCKSCALACPFGVIENSLLNHVTQKCNLCYQNEQGPRCANSCATGALRFITEKEVEKVKVGVRYISRSPYWRRV
- a CDS encoding complex I subunit 1 family protein, whose amino-acid sequence is MNVLTLLFNFLIFPGFLFLTVIGMFLTFLDRKITARIQWRVGPPWYQPYADFLKLLLKEVIIPVNSSKLTFLFAPILSFLSALISGTMIYYFLLYPQKSFLGDIIVILYFLTMVPVGFILGASSSRNPLSACGASREMTLLISYELPFIFALLIPIIKAGGKIKMGEIILAQTNLPFLYSLSGIISALTLLFIFQAKLGYVPFDIAEAEQEIMAGTILEYSGVCLALFKLARAILLLSLPALLISLLWPARNIFTFIIKFLIIFLLIVLMKNTNPRLRIDQALKFFWFILGPFSILGIILVLSGL